The Bdellovibrio sp. ZAP7 DNA segment AAGACGTCGAAAAGATTTTAGTTAACGTTCCGAGTGCTGCAGACAAAGTCATTGTTAAATACTCCACGACACTTCCTGCAAACACCGCGATTGTAAAAATATTTACGATCAGCAAAGACTCATTAACGTCTTCCAACTTCCGCCGAGGACGTCGCAACAACACCATTGAAATGTCAGACCCTTCACAGCCTTGCAAACTGACCGTCGAAAACGGCCACATCAAAGATGTAAACGGTTATTGCTATGCTCGTATTGAAATTCACCTTCGCGAAAATGCACCGGTGGAGGTTTATAGCGGCTCAAAAATTATCACGGACCACTATTACCCCGTATCTTTGGCAGATTTAATGAAGCGCCTGGAAGATTGCCACGAGGATTCTGAACGTTTAGCACAGGTAGCGGATTTTTCGTCGTCCTATAGCGAAACGGGTGTACGCATTCCTTTATATACAACAGATCTGGTTCCCATCTTGCGCAAATTTCAGACGACGAATCCCAAACTGCAAGTCTTGCGTTTAGTGCAGATCTATATAGTGGATCGTGATCAGTTAGAAAAAATGATAGAGGAAGAGTTTGAATACTTTGATCGCGCCGAAGCCCGCAAGATTGTGGGCCTCGGAGTTTAGAAGACTTTAGTTACTGGAACGAGAAACGTAGTCGAACATTTCTTTGCGACCACCATAAGAGCATTTACCCTCTGCGCACGTGCGAGTCGCACATTTACCGCGAAGACCTGAAGGAGCTTTGGCATCATTCTTTGCCACGCAAACTTTTTTGAAGCCCTCTGCACTTCCTGCGACCGAGGCAGGTTTTCTGGAGGGAACCGGAGCTGCCGCCACAGGGGCTGCTTTGGCCGTGTCGGCTTTTAAAGTTACATTAATAGGAGCGGGCTCAGCTGGTTCCTGAGAAACTGGTTTCGGTGCAGGTTTTTGCACAATCGGTTCAGGCTTTGCCGGCATTTTAGGAAGTTGAGCCGTCGGATCGACATCCAACTCTTGCTGAGCTTCCATGGCCTTCTTGCCTTTTTTTCCTTTGGATTTAGAGATCTTTTTACCTTGCCCCGAAGTTTGGGCCGATTGAGTCCCGCCCTCTTCGTCATCAAAGTAACGATGGCGCATCAGTTCCGAATATTGATCAAGCACGCCGATCTCACCGCGCAACTGACAATCCGTGTTTGAACCCTTGCTACAGATTTTTTCCACGCATTTGCCACGCAAAGATGCCAGGGCATTGCGATTCTGCGAGCCAATACAACGTGTGGTTACGACTTTGCTTTCGTCGTTTACACGTTCGGCTTTACACACATCCTGACTTTCACCGTCACCAAAACAACTGGCAACGATTTCAGGAGTTTTAACTTCTTGTTTGTGGGCGCAACCAAAGGCTGCCAGGGCCGCCAAGACAACAACGTACTTTTTCAATGGATTCCCCTTTTGGTGTCTGCATTTAAATTTAACAAATTATCGTTTGGCAGGTAAAGGACTCTGCCAATTAGCTTTCAAACTGAGACTAAAATAGAGTTTCTTAACTGTTCGTTCCCAGGGACAGGCTATAAGCGAATTGATTAAACTTAATAAGCATTATACGCACTTTGATCCCCGGTCAGATTTCCAGCGCTTCCAACGTCCGTTGGGTTCTGCTAAGCTGACCCCTATGAAACGCGTCCTGGTCACGGGCTTTGAGCCCTTCGGCAATCAAGAAATCAACCCCTCGGAACTGCTAGCAGTCGAGCTGGCAGCCACATTGCCAGCCGTGACTTCACTGATTCTTCCCGTGGATTTCAAGGAAGCCTTTCAAGAACTTTTGAAGTTTATCGAACACCAGCCGCAGCCCTTTGATTTTATCGTGATGTTGGGACAAGCAAGTGGTCGTGCGCAAATCTGTTTAGAGCGCATGGCCCACAACTGGATGGAAAACAGAAACGCCGACAAGAAAAACCCTGCGATCCCCGCGCAAAAAATCTTCCCCGGACATGTTGATGCGGTGACGACGCCTTTGCCGGTGGAGCAAATTCGTGACGAACTAAATCTCAATTTTGCGAACTTCCCCGTCGCGGTTACCCTGTCTGCAGGCGTGTATGTCTGTAACAATCTTTACTATAAAGTTTTAAATCACCAAGAACTTAAGAACATCCCCGCTCTGTTTGTTCACGTCCCTCTGTTACCTGAACAACAAAAAGACTCCTCCCACCCGGTGATGGAATTCAAGCTGCAGGTTCAAATCCTGACCGCCCTTCTTGAAACACTAAAAATCTAACTTTTCAATTGCGAGGAACCTGCCTCCCTCCTAGACTTGAAAAGGTGCCAGGTCCTATTTCTTGCCGCTCGCCGACAAGAACCAGGACCTGGCACCTTTTCTCGGAGTGGAAGTATGGCAAAGAATCGTCGTTGGGTTATTAAAGCTGGCAGTAAAATGGTTTGCGATGGCGGTCCTCTGCTTATGAGGGCTTGGATGCTGCAAGTGGCGCAGCTAAAAAAGAAGTACAACATTGATGTGATTTGGGTGACTTCCGGAGCTATTGCCTGGGCTGTGGCTCGCACGAATTTCAAAGCCACTAAACGTACCCTTCCGCAAAAGCAGGCT contains these protein-coding regions:
- a CDS encoding DUF4476 domain-containing protein, which codes for MNLNKFAFSSLILSLLLTSCSPDQQHPSDFDHETNTILWENVGSEFNPQSSQNDVDIKDVEKILVNVPSAADKVIVKYSTTLPANTAIVKIFTISKDSLTSSNFRRGRRNNTIEMSDPSQPCKLTVENGHIKDVNGYCYARIEIHLRENAPVEVYSGSKIITDHYYPVSLADLMKRLEDCHEDSERLAQVADFSSSYSETGVRIPLYTTDLVPILRKFQTTNPKLQVLRLVQIYIVDRDQLEKMIEEEFEYFDRAEARKIVGLGV
- a CDS encoding pyroglutamyl-peptidase I, whose product is MKRVLVTGFEPFGNQEINPSELLAVELAATLPAVTSLILPVDFKEAFQELLKFIEHQPQPFDFIVMLGQASGRAQICLERMAHNWMENRNADKKNPAIPAQKIFPGHVDAVTTPLPVEQIRDELNLNFANFPVAVTLSAGVYVCNNLYYKVLNHQELKNIPALFVHVPLLPEQQKDSSHPVMEFKLQVQILTALLETLKI